Proteins encoded by one window of Pseudomonas sp. PSKL.D1:
- the argB gene encoding acetylglutamate kinase — protein MTLDRDAASHVAEVLSEALPYIRRFVGKTLVIKYGGNAMESEELKTGFARDIVLMKAVGINPVVVHGGGPQIGDLLKRLSIESHFIDGMRVTDAATMDVVEMVLGGQVNKDIVNLINRHGGSAIGLTGKDAELIRARKLTVSRQTPEMTQPEIIDIGHVGEVVSVNTDLLNMLVKGDFIPVIAPIGVGANGESYNINADLVAGKVAEALKAEKLMLLTNIAGLMDKQGQVLTGLTTEQVNELIADGTIYGGMLPKIKCALEAVQGGVNSSHIIDGRVPNAVLLEIFTDSGVGTLITNRKRH, from the coding sequence ATGACCCTCGATCGCGATGCCGCTTCCCATGTAGCCGAGGTTTTGTCCGAAGCACTGCCTTACATTCGCCGCTTTGTCGGCAAGACCCTGGTCATCAAGTACGGCGGCAACGCGATGGAGAGCGAAGAGCTCAAGACCGGCTTTGCCCGCGACATCGTGCTGATGAAAGCCGTGGGCATCAACCCGGTGGTCGTGCACGGCGGTGGCCCCCAGATCGGCGACCTGCTCAAGCGCCTGTCGATCGAAAGCCACTTCATCGACGGCATGCGCGTGACTGACGCCGCAACCATGGATGTGGTGGAAATGGTGCTGGGCGGCCAGGTCAACAAGGACATCGTCAACCTGATCAACCGCCATGGCGGCAGCGCCATCGGCCTGACCGGCAAGGACGCGGAGCTGATCCGCGCCCGTAAACTGACCGTCTCCCGCCAGACGCCGGAGATGACCCAGCCGGAAATCATTGATATCGGCCACGTCGGCGAAGTGGTCAGCGTCAATACCGACCTCTTGAACATGCTGGTCAAAGGCGACTTCATCCCGGTGATCGCACCGATCGGCGTGGGCGCCAACGGCGAGTCGTACAACATCAACGCCGACCTGGTGGCAGGCAAGGTAGCTGAAGCACTGAAGGCTGAAAAGCTGATGCTGCTGACCAACATTGCCGGCCTGATGGACAAACAAGGCCAGGTCCTGACCGGGCTGACCACCGAACAGGTGAATGAACTGATCGCTGACGGCACCATCTACGGCGGCATGCTGCCAAAGATCAAATGCGCACTGGAAGCGGTACAGGGCGGCGTGAACAGCTCGCACATCATCGACGGCCGCGTGCCGAATGCCGTACTGCTGGAGATCTTCACCGACAGCGGCGTGGGCACCCTGATCACCAACCGTAAGCGTCACTGA
- the coaBC gene encoding bifunctional phosphopantothenoylcysteine decarboxylase/phosphopantothenate--cysteine ligase CoaBC, whose protein sequence is MQRLYRKRIVLGVGGGIAAYKSAELIRRLLEHGAQVRVVMTRGGAEFITPLTLQALSGHPVHMDLLDPAAEAAMGHIELAKWADLVLIAPATADLMARMAQGMADDLLTTLVLATDATVAVAPAMNQAMWRDPATQANLALLKDRGIQVFGPASGSQACGDVGLGRMLEATDLAWCAAESFKRQALTGKHVLITAGPTQENIDPVRYITNHSSGKMGFALAEAAAEAGARVTLVTGPVHLQTPDRVNRIDVVSARDMLAACEAAMPCDLFIASAAVADYRPEVVAPQKLKKDPTTGDGMLLQMVRNPDILATIAGRDDRPFSVGFAAETEHLLDYATRKLKDKNLDLIVANDVANPSIGFNSEENALTVIDRQQHQTLFAQTSKGKIARQLVAFIAERLNQVQ, encoded by the coding sequence ATGCAGCGGCTGTATCGCAAGCGCATCGTTCTCGGCGTGGGTGGTGGCATTGCCGCCTACAAAAGTGCCGAACTGATTCGCCGACTCCTGGAGCACGGCGCGCAGGTGCGCGTCGTCATGACCCGTGGTGGTGCCGAGTTCATCACTCCGCTCACCCTGCAGGCGCTGTCCGGCCACCCGGTGCACATGGATTTGCTCGACCCCGCCGCAGAGGCGGCCATGGGCCATATCGAACTGGCCAAATGGGCCGACCTGGTGCTCATCGCCCCGGCAACCGCCGACCTCATGGCACGCATGGCACAGGGCATGGCTGACGACCTGCTGACCACCCTGGTGCTGGCCACCGATGCCACCGTGGCCGTTGCCCCGGCCATGAATCAGGCCATGTGGCGCGACCCAGCCACCCAAGCCAACCTCGCGCTGCTCAAAGACCGCGGCATTCAGGTATTCGGCCCTGCGTCCGGTAGCCAGGCCTGCGGCGACGTTGGGCTGGGCCGCATGCTCGAAGCCACCGACCTGGCCTGGTGCGCCGCCGAAAGCTTCAAACGCCAAGCGCTCACCGGCAAACACGTGCTGATTACCGCCGGCCCGACCCAGGAAAACATCGACCCGGTGCGCTACATCACCAATCATAGCTCCGGCAAGATGGGTTTCGCTCTGGCCGAGGCAGCCGCAGAAGCCGGTGCTCGGGTAACCCTCGTGACCGGCCCGGTGCACCTGCAAACGCCTGACCGGGTCAACCGGATTGACGTGGTGAGCGCGCGCGACATGCTTGCGGCCTGTGAAGCTGCCATGCCATGCGACCTGTTCATCGCCTCCGCTGCGGTCGCGGACTACCGCCCGGAAGTGGTTGCACCACAAAAATTGAAGAAAGACCCTACCACCGGCGACGGCATGCTGCTGCAGATGGTGCGCAATCCCGATATCCTTGCCACCATTGCTGGCCGCGATGACCGCCCGTTCAGCGTCGGCTTCGCTGCCGAAACCGAACACTTGCTCGATTACGCCACGCGCAAGCTCAAGGACAAGAACCTCGACCTGATCGTCGCCAATGATGTGGCCAACCCCAGCATCGGCTTCAACAGCGAAGAAAACGCCCTGACCGTGATCGACCGCCAGCAACACCAGACCCTCTTCGCGCAGACCAGCAAGGGCAAGATCGCCCGGCAACTGGTCGCCTTCATCGCCGAACGGCTCAATCAGGTTCAATAA
- the rpmB gene encoding 50S ribosomal protein L28 yields MSRVCQVTGKGPVTGNNISHANNKTRRRFLPNLQHHRFWVESENRFVRLRVSAKGMRIIDKRGIDAVLVDIRRAGAKV; encoded by the coding sequence ATGTCGAGAGTCTGTCAAGTTACTGGTAAGGGTCCAGTAACCGGGAACAACATTTCCCACGCAAACAACAAAACCCGTCGTCGTTTCCTGCCGAACCTGCAGCACCACCGTTTCTGGGTTGAGTCCGAGAACCGTTTCGTGCGTCTGCGCGTTTCCGCCAAGGGCATGCGTATCATCGACAAGCGCGGCATCGACGCCGTTCTGGTTGACATCCGTCGCGCTGGCGCCAAGGTCTAA
- a CDS encoding cupin domain-containing protein, with the protein MSIASIIDFAQVLTEAERYRPAAEKIIKGEPDQAVYNHYSSPCGQFAAGVWEGEVGQWTVSYTEHEYCEIVQGVSVLRDQDGGAKTLRAGDRFVIPAGFKGTWEVLEPCRKIYVMFENK; encoded by the coding sequence ATGAGTATCGCCAGCATCATTGATTTCGCCCAGGTACTGACCGAGGCAGAACGATACCGCCCGGCGGCGGAAAAAATCATCAAGGGTGAGCCTGACCAGGCAGTCTACAACCACTATTCCAGCCCCTGCGGGCAGTTTGCTGCAGGCGTGTGGGAAGGTGAGGTCGGGCAGTGGACAGTAAGTTACACCGAGCACGAGTACTGCGAGATCGTCCAGGGTGTTTCGGTGCTGCGCGACCAGGATGGCGGAGCCAAAACCCTGCGTGCCGGTGATCGTTTTGTGATTCCCGCGGGTTTCAAGGGCACTTGGGAGGTGCTGGAGCCGTGCCGCAAGATTTACGTAATGTTTGAGAACAAGTAA
- the rpmG gene encoding 50S ribosomal protein L33 translates to MRELIRLVSSAGTGHFYTTDKNKRTTPDKIEIKKYDPVVRKHVVYKEAKIK, encoded by the coding sequence ATGCGTGAATTGATCCGTCTGGTTTCGAGTGCCGGTACCGGCCACTTCTACACCACCGACAAGAACAAGCGCACCACTCCGGACAAAATCGAGATCAAGAAATATGATCCGGTTGTTCGCAAGCACGTGGTGTACAAGGAAGCCAAGATCAAGTAA
- the radC gene encoding RadC family protein has protein sequence MNIREWPVEERPREKLLLRGAGVLSDAELVAVLLGSGVAGCNVLDLARGLLVRFGGLRQFLEADRAAVLREPGLGPVKYAQLQALLEIGRRYLDEGMERAPAMESPSAVRRYLKAMLRHEASEVFGCLFLDTKHRPLAFEILFRGTIDRASIYPREVVRRSLLHNAAALILCHNHPSGNSEPSQDDVQMTLALKRALALIDVRVIDHIIVGDGEPLSMVEQGWIVA, from the coding sequence ATGAACATCAGGGAATGGCCAGTTGAAGAGCGGCCAAGGGAAAAATTGCTGTTGCGAGGCGCAGGGGTGTTGTCGGACGCCGAACTGGTTGCCGTACTGCTGGGCTCGGGTGTTGCGGGCTGTAACGTGCTGGACCTGGCGCGCGGGCTGCTGGTGCGATTTGGCGGGCTCAGGCAGTTTCTGGAGGCCGACCGCGCGGCCGTTTTGCGCGAGCCGGGCCTGGGGCCGGTCAAGTACGCTCAGTTGCAGGCATTGTTGGAAATTGGTCGGCGATACCTCGATGAAGGCATGGAGCGTGCACCAGCAATGGAAAGCCCGTCAGCGGTGCGGCGTTACCTCAAGGCAATGCTGCGTCATGAGGCCAGTGAAGTGTTCGGCTGCCTGTTTCTCGATACCAAACACCGACCACTTGCTTTCGAAATACTGTTTCGCGGCACTATTGACCGGGCCAGTATCTACCCGCGTGAGGTGGTGCGCCGCTCGCTGTTGCACAATGCGGCAGCATTGATTCTTTGCCACAACCACCCGTCCGGGAACAGTGAACCCAGCCAGGACGACGTGCAGATGACACTGGCGCTCAAGCGTGCGCTGGCATTGATCGATGTGCGGGTGATCGATCACATCATCGTCGGTGATGGGGAACCGTTGTCCATGGTTGAACAAGGGTGGATTGTTGCTTAG
- the dut gene encoding dUTP diphosphatase — translation MHALQAKILDPRLGNEFPLPQYATPGSAGLDLRALLKEDTVLEPGQTVLIPTGLSIYIGDPGLAAMILPRSGLGHKHGIVLGNLVGLIDSDYQGELMVSCWNRGNTPFTIAVGERIAQLVLVPVVQAHFDIVESFDESQRGTGGFGHSGTN, via the coding sequence ATGCACGCTCTACAAGCCAAAATCCTCGACCCACGCCTGGGCAACGAATTCCCGCTGCCCCAGTACGCCACCCCAGGCTCCGCCGGCCTTGACCTGCGCGCCCTGCTCAAAGAAGACACCGTTCTTGAGCCAGGTCAGACCGTGCTCATCCCGACTGGCCTATCGATCTACATCGGCGACCCAGGTTTGGCGGCAATGATTCTGCCGCGCTCGGGCCTGGGCCATAAGCACGGCATCGTGCTCGGCAACCTGGTCGGCCTGATCGACTCGGATTACCAGGGCGAACTGATGGTGTCGTGCTGGAACCGTGGCAACACGCCGTTCACCATCGCCGTTGGCGAGCGCATTGCCCAACTGGTGCTCGTGCCTGTGGTACAAGCGCATTTCGACATCGTGGAAAGCTTCGACGAAAGCCAGCGCGGCACTGGCGGCTTCGGCCACTCCGGTACCAACTGA
- the pyrE gene encoding orotate phosphoribosyltransferase — MQPYQRDFIRFAIDRGVLRFGEFTLKSGRTSPYFFNAGLFNTGSALAQLGRCYAAAIVDSKIPFDVLFGPAYKGIPLAATTAVALADQHQLDVPWCFNRKEAKDHGEGGSLVGAPLAGEVLIIDDVITAGTAIREVMQIINAQQAKAAGVLIALNREERGNGELSAIQEVERDFGIPVVSIVSLTQVLEFLADDPQLKQHLPAVEAYRAQYGI; from the coding sequence ATGCAGCCGTATCAGCGCGACTTTATCCGTTTTGCCATCGATCGCGGGGTCCTGCGTTTCGGTGAGTTCACTCTTAAATCGGGGCGTACCAGCCCGTATTTCTTCAATGCCGGCCTGTTTAACACGGGTTCTGCACTGGCCCAGCTGGGGCGTTGCTACGCGGCGGCCATCGTCGACAGCAAAATCCCGTTCGACGTGCTGTTCGGGCCTGCCTACAAGGGCATTCCCCTGGCGGCCACCACCGCTGTGGCCTTGGCTGACCAGCATCAGCTCGATGTGCCATGGTGCTTCAACCGCAAGGAAGCCAAGGATCACGGTGAGGGCGGCAGCCTGGTCGGCGCACCGCTGGCCGGTGAAGTGCTGATCATTGATGACGTGATCACCGCTGGCACCGCCATTCGCGAAGTGATGCAGATCATCAACGCTCAGCAGGCCAAAGCCGCTGGTGTGCTGATCGCATTGAACCGCGAAGAGCGGGGCAACGGCGAGCTGTCGGCAATCCAGGAAGTTGAGCGTGACTTTGGTATTCCGGTAGTCAGCATCGTTTCGCTGACCCAGGTACTGGAATTCCTGGCCGATGACCCGCAATTGAAGCAGCATCTGCCGGCCGTCGAGGCGTATCGGGCGCAATACGGGATCTGA
- a CDS encoding I78 family peptidase inhibitor has protein sequence MDQDVFIKKIAHLIGTPYEDAIKAKISQATGIAVVAGPKDIITRDIRNDRAIVSVDGKGVITAIRIG, from the coding sequence ATGGACCAAGATGTTTTTATCAAGAAGATTGCACATTTGATCGGTACGCCCTACGAGGACGCCATCAAAGCGAAGATCTCGCAAGCAACCGGGATTGCAGTCGTAGCGGGCCCTAAAGACATCATCACCAGGGACATCCGTAATGATCGGGCAATCGTGTCGGTTGATGGGAAGGGCGTGATCACTGCCATAAGGATCGGCTGA
- a CDS encoding ABC transporter substrate-binding protein: protein MRAAALSLLFTSLLAAGIAQAAPLSVCTEASPEGFDVVQYNSLTTTNASADVLMNRLVEFDAAQGKVVPSLAQSWTVSPDGLVYDFKLREAVKFHSTPYFKPTRELNAEDVLFSFQRMLYPAHPWHKTAPGGYPHAQSLQLGSLIKSIEAPEPGIVRFTLTHADATFLATLSMGFASIYSAEYADKLLKAGTPEKLNSQPIGTGPFVFQRFQKDAVVRYRANPDYFAGKPAVDPLIFAITTDANVRLQKLKRNECQVALSPKPLDVAEAGKDGNLKVATTPAFMTAFVAINSEHPPLDKPEVRQAINLAFDKQAYLKAVFEDTATAANGPYPPNTWSYAKDLPGYPLDLKKAKALLTKAGLPDGFSTTIWTRPSGSLLNPNPSLGAQMLQADLSKVGIKAEIRVIEWGELIRRAKAGEHDLLFMGWAGDNGDPDNFLSPQFSCAAVKSGTNFARFCDNRLDQLISAGRTTNDQSVRSRLYQQAQTLIQQQALWVPLAHPTATALLHQGVEGYQVSPFGRLDFSKVSVGR, encoded by the coding sequence ATGCGTGCTGCCGCCCTTTCCTTATTGTTCACTTCCCTGCTTGCCGCAGGCATTGCCCAGGCCGCACCGCTGAGTGTCTGCACTGAAGCCAGCCCCGAAGGCTTTGACGTAGTGCAGTACAACTCGCTGACCACCACCAACGCATCAGCTGATGTGCTGATGAACCGCCTGGTCGAATTCGATGCAGCCCAGGGCAAGGTCGTCCCAAGCCTGGCGCAGAGCTGGACGGTATCGCCCGACGGGCTGGTCTACGATTTCAAGCTGCGTGAAGCGGTCAAGTTCCACTCCACACCGTATTTCAAGCCAACGCGCGAACTGAATGCCGAAGACGTGCTGTTCAGTTTCCAGCGCATGCTCTACCCGGCACACCCGTGGCACAAAACAGCGCCAGGTGGATATCCGCACGCCCAGTCGTTACAGCTCGGCAGCCTGATCAAGTCGATCGAGGCACCAGAACCAGGCATTGTGCGTTTTACCCTCACTCACGCAGATGCCACCTTCCTGGCAACCCTGAGCATGGGCTTTGCGTCCATCTATTCCGCCGAATACGCCGACAAGCTGCTCAAGGCCGGCACCCCGGAAAAACTCAACAGCCAACCGATAGGCACCGGCCCGTTCGTGTTCCAGCGCTTCCAGAAAGACGCGGTGGTGCGCTACCGCGCCAACCCGGACTATTTTGCCGGCAAGCCGGCAGTTGACCCGTTGATTTTCGCCATCACCACCGACGCCAACGTGCGCCTGCAGAAGCTCAAGCGCAACGAATGCCAGGTAGCGCTTTCACCCAAGCCACTGGATGTTGCCGAAGCGGGCAAGGACGGCAACCTCAAGGTAGCGACCACGCCAGCCTTCATGACCGCATTTGTGGCCATCAACAGTGAGCACCCGCCGCTGGACAAGCCTGAGGTACGCCAGGCGATCAACCTGGCCTTTGACAAGCAGGCCTACCTCAAGGCCGTGTTTGAAGACACTGCCACCGCCGCCAACGGCCCCTATCCGCCTAACACCTGGAGCTATGCCAAGGACCTGCCCGGTTACCCACTGGACCTGAAAAAGGCCAAGGCATTGCTGACAAAAGCTGGCCTGCCGGATGGGTTCAGCACCACGATCTGGACTCGCCCGTCGGGCAGCCTGCTCAACCCAAACCCCAGCCTTGGTGCACAAATGCTCCAGGCAGACCTGAGCAAAGTCGGCATCAAGGCAGAAATTCGCGTCATCGAGTGGGGCGAGCTGATTCGCCGGGCGAAGGCGGGCGAGCATGATCTGCTGTTCATGGGCTGGGCGGGCGACAACGGCGACCCGGACAACTTCCTCAGCCCGCAGTTTTCCTGTGCAGCGGTCAAATCCGGGACCAACTTTGCGCGGTTCTGCGATAACCGTCTGGACCAGTTGATCAGCGCCGGGCGCACCACCAACGACCAAAGCGTACGCAGCCGGCTGTATCAGCAGGCGCAAACGCTGATTCAGCAGCAGGCATTGTGGGTGCCGCTGGCCCATCCGACGGCCACGGCCTTGCTGCACCAAGGGGTTGAGGGCTATCAGGTGAGCCCATTCGGGCGCCTGGACTTCAGCAAGGTCTCGGTGGGTCGCTAA